The Lycium barbarum isolate Lr01 chromosome 11, ASM1917538v2, whole genome shotgun sequence genome contains the following window.
GTAGCAgaacccccctttttttttttttgaagttctaGTACAGTAGTACTAATTTATTAGGAGCTTGTACGAGTGAACACAAAATCGATATTTCTAACATTCATTATATTTGATTCGTACCAATATTTTTGAAGTTACTGTTAAACAATTGTCTTGGTGAAAAATATCCTACAAATCATTATGAATAGTGTGGAGCATTTGGAACATATCAATTGAAGTATGCTATTATTTCTATTGAAAttgaaagagaggaaaacaaaAGAATAGTCTTATTAACATGATATATGTAAGGTGTATGAGGATGGTTGACAAAAAAGATGTAAAACATAAGAAATTCCCCCACTCCCACTAAAAAATATAAGTAAAACCCCACTACTTGCATGATTCAATGTCCGCCAAATCCACAAACTTTAAGATATTTCTCTTACTTTTCACGCAAATTCAAAAGTTTTCAACTGCCAATAAACAAAGAACAATAAACAAATggacccccccccccaaaaaaaaaccccAACCCCCCAAGAATCCCTTCCCTTTCACACACCCCCAAAAGCCGCTTGCTCCATCTTGTTCTTTTCTCTAGGAGTTGACCAAATGAAACTTTTGCATTGATTGCTTTCTGGTTTTACAGAATCTTCACGTCTCTTGGTGGAGCAAAGAACTAGCTCCTAGATTAGTTGAATATTAAAGGTTAAGAAGATTCAATGACTATAGCAGATGGTGGTGTCTCTGTAATGGAAAATGGATGATCATGTTCTCCTTCATATGTAACAATCAATATGTTTGGATCATCCAATGCCCTCTCCACATGCTTTCTAGCTGGACATCCTCTTACACTGCTACACTTGTAATATCCCCTGAAAATTTCATCCCCGCAAAACATTAAGCACGATTCATATATCTAGCTATTTGAAGTATAAAAATGTTTATTGATCGAGTGATCTGAAACCACTAAAAAACGTAACAGATAAAGGTTACCTGGGATGAGGAGAACCCTTGATCGGTTTCTGACCATATTTCCTCCAAGAAAAGTCATCTGGTGGTATATCAGCCATTTTCATGCTAATAGCAGGGATTCTCACCACTCGTTTCACCTTTGATTTCCTGATACAAATTTTCAATTCCGCAAATTTTAGAACTCAACAAAatatggaagaaaaaaaaatgagcgGTCATGATGGCGTTGACTTTTGCCTTTTCTTGGGGCAATGGCAACGGCCAGATGATCCACCGGCACTGCTGCACTTAACGGCCATATCATCCATGGAACTGCACTTCCGTTTGAAGGACGACGTCGAGAGAGGCGGCCGGCCGGCTGATGACAGATTTGTTATTTGAAAACCTGAGGACGTCGTCATCGACGGCTGCAAACTCTCGCTGTCACCTGTTAACGATGAAATGAATGAATTCGCTGGTGATGGGGTAGCAAAGTTGATGGTCGTCGTTGACTCTTTCCTCTCCAACGACCCCACCTGGACGTGCGAGTTTTGGGGCAACGGAGGTAAACGCTGAACCGGGGTCGGACAACAGATTTTTGAACCGGATTGTGGGTTCTCCTTTTCTTTAGGACTGGTGGTGACTGGACCCCTACGGAACCGGGCATGACCGGTTCTTGATTTGTCGAGTAAAGAAATGAACTT
Protein-coding sequences here:
- the LOC132617382 gene encoding probable WRKY transcription factor 15 isoform X1, which translates into the protein MAVDLMTTSYRNNSYTSKMDENAMQEAATAGLQSVEKLIKLLSQPQNHSQKLKQNFQDPSLKVNPTIDFSADYLAVADTAVIKFKKFISLLDKSRTGHARFRRGPVTTSPKEKENPQSGSKICCPTPVQRLPPLPQNSHVQVGSLERKESTTTINFATPSPANSFISSLTGDSESLQPSMTTSSGFQITNLSSAGRPPLSTSSFKRKCSSMDDMAVKCSSAGGSSGRCHCPKKRQKKSKVKRVVRIPAISMKMADIPPDDFSWRKYGQKPIKGSPHPRGYYKCSSVRGCPARKHVERALDDPNILIVTYEGEHDHPFSITETPPSAIVIESS
- the LOC132617382 gene encoding probable WRKY transcription factor 7 isoform X2, producing MAVDLMTTSYRNNSYTSKMDENAMQEAATAGLQSVEKLIKLLSQPQNHSQKLKQNFQDPSLKVNPTIDFSADYLAVADTAVIKFKKFISLLDKSRTGHARFRRGPVTTSPKEKENPQSGSKICCPTPVQRLPPLPQNSHVQVGSLERKESTTTINFATPSPANSFISSLTGDSESLQPSMTTSSGFQITNLSSAGRPPLSTSSFKRKCSSMDDMAVKCSSAGGSSGRCHCPKKRKSKVKRVVRIPAISMKMADIPPDDFSWRKYGQKPIKGSPHPRGYYKCSSVRGCPARKHVERALDDPNILIVTYEGEHDHPFSITETPPSAIVIESS